One window from the genome of Pseudalkalibacillus hwajinpoensis encodes:
- the fliM gene encoding flagellar motor switch protein FliM — protein MSDMLSPATVDALLAAIDEPGQKKPMKERKVQTYDFKRALRFSQDHIRILTRIHENYARLMTTYSSAQLRTIIQASVHSVDQMPFEEFVKSITENSILSLFVASPLQGQMVLEVAPELAYAMLDRMLGGQGVQPDKLSHLTEIETMVIERIFSKILESFQDAWTSVLKLKTELKELEVNPHFLQIVSPNETVVTVTLRVKVGDVSGDIRLCLPHVVLEPIMPRLSAHHWLSNQKKDREPQESKELEKRLKKTNLGIIAELGHSEITIEEFLNLEDGDVIRLNQTVSDPLIVKVDNRVKFHGQPGTSKGRMAVQITEVKEEEEIGHDG, from the coding sequence TTGTCTGATATGCTATCGCCAGCAACTGTTGATGCGCTTCTTGCTGCTATTGATGAGCCAGGGCAGAAGAAGCCAATGAAAGAACGAAAAGTGCAAACGTATGATTTTAAAAGAGCGCTTCGCTTTTCTCAGGACCATATTCGAATTTTAACGCGTATTCACGAGAACTATGCGCGACTCATGACGACCTATTCATCCGCTCAGCTTCGGACGATCATTCAAGCCTCCGTTCATTCTGTTGACCAGATGCCATTTGAAGAATTTGTGAAGTCGATCACAGAAAATTCGATTCTTAGCCTCTTTGTTGCTTCCCCATTACAAGGACAGATGGTGCTTGAAGTGGCGCCAGAGCTAGCGTATGCGATGCTTGATCGCATGCTTGGAGGGCAAGGCGTTCAACCGGACAAGCTCTCCCATTTAACCGAAATTGAAACGATGGTGATTGAACGGATTTTCAGTAAAATTCTTGAAAGTTTTCAAGATGCATGGACATCCGTCCTTAAGCTGAAAACGGAATTAAAAGAACTTGAAGTGAACCCGCATTTTCTTCAAATTGTATCACCAAATGAAACAGTCGTAACCGTTACCTTACGTGTGAAAGTGGGAGATGTGAGCGGCGATATTCGTCTCTGTCTTCCACACGTTGTTCTTGAGCCAATTATGCCGAGACTTTCGGCACATCACTGGCTATCCAATCAAAAAAAGGATCGCGAACCGCAGGAAAGCAAGGAGCTTGAAAAAAGACTTAAAAAGACCAATTTAGGGATTATCGCTGAGCTTGGTCATTCTGAAATTACCATTGAAGAATTTTTGAATTTGGAAGATGGTGACGTCATTCGTTTAAATCAAACGGTTTCTGATCCGCTTATTGTCAAGGTGGATAACCGGGTAAAATTTCATGGACAGCCTGGCACATCCAAAGGTCGAATGGCCGTACAAATCACTGAAGTGAAAGAAGAGGAGGAAATAGGCCATGACGGATGA
- a CDS encoding TIGR02530 family flagellar biosynthesis protein, giving the protein MANIQVNQAYYPKQPIQSVKKQEASSFADQLKQTIESQVSFSHHAQVRLEQNGISLSDQQLQQLNNGVEKAREKGSKESLMLMKDLAFVVSVKNNKVITAMKQDNMENQIVTNIDSALIL; this is encoded by the coding sequence GTGGCAAATATTCAAGTCAATCAGGCGTATTATCCAAAGCAACCCATTCAATCGGTTAAAAAGCAAGAAGCCAGTTCTTTTGCAGATCAGCTAAAACAAACGATTGAGTCTCAAGTTTCATTCAGTCATCACGCACAAGTTCGACTCGAGCAAAACGGGATTTCGCTTTCAGATCAGCAGCTCCAACAGTTGAATAATGGAGTGGAGAAAGCGCGAGAAAAAGGATCAAAGGAATCGCTCATGCTGATGAAGGATCTCGCTTTTGTCGTTAGCGTTAAAAACAACAAAGTCATCACCGCCATGAAGCAGGACAATATGGAAAACCAAATCGTAACAAACATTGATTCAGCACTTATTTTATAG
- a CDS encoding MotE family protein — protein sequence MRKRQKSSWKERIIHGFLLPLAFMATVLLVVLPFLGYDLFAMATSLSKKPIAYVEKNLTAEATDQNEEDLLEKENDKKESEISALKKQLDEQEIKLTKKQSELESLTEEMKSELADKEEREKKLQQLAKTYEGMSASKSASIMENLTLNEAALLLDAMGSTEQAAVLSKMNSAVAADLTIVLKDLERAADPELAAMQERIALLMNAIDRKKSSLSISDVAKDLSEMPEEEAADILSKMGQSDAEKEVGLSILQELEDDKRKALLAEMEESISSSYVTDLAN from the coding sequence ATGCGAAAACGACAGAAAAGTTCATGGAAAGAACGCATCATCCACGGTTTTCTTTTGCCGCTTGCCTTTATGGCAACTGTTCTGCTCGTCGTCCTTCCATTTCTTGGCTATGACTTGTTTGCCATGGCAACTTCTCTTTCGAAAAAACCAATTGCCTATGTAGAAAAGAATTTGACGGCTGAAGCAACGGATCAAAATGAGGAAGACTTGCTAGAAAAAGAGAATGATAAGAAGGAAAGCGAAATATCCGCGTTAAAAAAACAGCTTGATGAACAAGAGATTAAGCTAACGAAAAAGCAATCGGAGCTGGAATCGTTAACGGAGGAAATGAAAAGTGAGTTAGCTGACAAGGAAGAGCGTGAGAAGAAGCTTCAGCAATTAGCGAAAACCTATGAAGGGATGTCTGCTTCAAAATCTGCATCCATTATGGAAAATCTCACACTAAACGAAGCGGCTTTATTGCTCGATGCAATGGGAAGTACGGAGCAGGCAGCGGTATTAAGTAAAATGAACTCGGCTGTAGCCGCTGACCTGACGATTGTTTTAAAAGATCTCGAAAGAGCGGCCGATCCTGAACTTGCTGCGATGCAGGAAAGAATTGCGCTTCTTATGAATGCGATCGACCGAAAAAAAAGCTCGCTTTCCATTTCGGATGTCGCAAAAGATTTATCCGAAATGCCTGAAGAAGAAGCGGCCGATATCCTTTCAAAGATGGGACAGTCAGATGCAGAGAAAGAAGTGGGACTCTCTATTCTTCAAGAACTCGAAGACGACAAGCGAAAGGCGTTACTTGCAGAAATGGAAGAATCGATTTCATCTAGTTACGTTACTGATTTAGCGAACTGA
- the fliI gene encoding flagellar protein export ATPase FliI, whose translation MSINVEPYLSQLHSMETVQKYGKVTQVIGLTIESLGPEVKIGEVCYLYPGPLKEPIEAEVVGFRENRVLLMPMHDLSEIGPGCLVVATGQPLEVKVGYSLLGTILDGGGRPLDQSDLPGGLRAVSTNRKPPNPMTRPRITTPFQLGVRAIDGLLTVGQGQRIGIFAGSGVGKSTLMGMSARNSEADVNVIALIGERGREVRDFIERDLGEDGLKKSVVVVATSDQPPLQRIKGALTATAIAEFFRDQGKNVMLMMDSVTRFAMAQREVGLAIGEPPTSKGYTPSVFALLPKLLERSGTAETGSITAFYTVLVDGDDMNEPIADAVRGILDGHIVLDRKLAQKGQYPAINVPQSVSRVMKEIVSPAHMKSAEEFKRLLAVYVSSEDLINIGAYKAGTNSNIDKAISIHPEIEKYIKQGIDDQASFEESKDWLLSRFGKDD comes from the coding sequence ATGAGCATTAATGTTGAGCCATATCTTTCGCAGCTTCATTCGATGGAAACAGTCCAGAAGTACGGCAAGGTGACACAGGTTATTGGGCTAACGATTGAATCGCTTGGACCAGAAGTGAAAATTGGTGAGGTTTGTTATTTGTATCCAGGACCATTGAAAGAACCGATTGAAGCCGAAGTTGTTGGGTTTCGAGAAAATCGCGTTCTTCTTATGCCAATGCATGATTTATCAGAGATTGGTCCAGGTTGCCTTGTTGTGGCGACCGGTCAACCTCTTGAAGTAAAAGTAGGCTATTCTCTGCTAGGTACAATACTCGATGGAGGCGGTAGACCGCTTGATCAATCAGATCTTCCAGGAGGGCTAAGAGCCGTTTCTACGAATCGGAAGCCGCCCAATCCAATGACAAGACCGCGCATTACAACACCATTTCAACTTGGGGTGCGCGCCATTGATGGGTTGTTAACAGTCGGTCAGGGTCAGCGAATTGGAATTTTTGCAGGAAGCGGTGTTGGAAAAAGTACGCTAATGGGTATGTCCGCACGAAACTCAGAAGCCGATGTGAACGTAATTGCGCTTATTGGTGAGCGTGGACGAGAAGTAAGAGATTTTATCGAACGCGATCTAGGCGAAGATGGGTTAAAGAAATCCGTTGTCGTTGTCGCCACGTCCGACCAGCCCCCATTACAGCGAATTAAAGGGGCACTTACGGCCACGGCCATCGCTGAATTTTTTCGTGATCAGGGAAAAAACGTTATGCTCATGATGGATTCGGTGACGCGATTTGCGATGGCCCAGCGAGAAGTAGGGCTTGCGATTGGAGAGCCACCTACGAGTAAAGGCTATACCCCAAGCGTGTTTGCGCTTTTGCCTAAACTGTTAGAGAGATCAGGCACGGCAGAGACGGGATCGATTACCGCCTTTTACACCGTACTCGTTGATGGTGATGATATGAATGAGCCAATTGCAGATGCAGTTCGAGGCATATTGGACGGGCACATCGTTCTCGATCGGAAGCTAGCGCAAAAAGGACAGTATCCTGCTATTAACGTTCCGCAAAGCGTGAGTCGGGTTATGAAAGAAATCGTTTCGCCCGCGCATATGAAATCAGCAGAGGAATTCAAGCGGCTTCTTGCTGTCTATGTGTCATCGGAAGATTTGATTAATATTGGCGCTTATAAAGCAGGTACGAACAGTAATATTGATAAAGCTATCTCAATTCACCCGGAAATTGAGAAGTATATTAAGCAAGGTATTGATGATCAGGCTTCATTTGAAGAAAGTAAGGATTGGCTTCTATCCCGATTTGGAAAGGATGACTAA
- the flgD gene encoding flagellar hook assembly protein FlgD, which produces MNTSSVTAKQAVQTQKTELPGQLGKDDFLKILVAQLSNQDPMQPMQDAEFIGQMAQFSSLEQMTNMNTSLNKFVDRQLQSSMTDYADLIGKSVQWQENNEVSSGKVQAVLYKEGNVLAELDNGQQVDVSLLERIETRE; this is translated from the coding sequence GTGAATACAAGCTCCGTCACAGCAAAACAAGCTGTTCAAACACAAAAGACCGAGCTGCCAGGTCAGCTTGGAAAAGATGATTTCTTAAAGATTCTCGTAGCCCAGCTTTCCAATCAGGATCCCATGCAGCCAATGCAAGATGCTGAATTTATTGGACAGATGGCGCAATTTAGTTCACTCGAGCAGATGACAAATATGAACACGTCGTTGAACAAATTTGTTGATCGTCAGCTACAAAGCTCGATGACAGATTATGCGGATTTAATTGGGAAAAGTGTGCAATGGCAAGAGAATAATGAGGTTAGCTCTGGAAAAGTCCAGGCCGTTTTATACAAAGAAGGTAATGTACTCGCAGAACTTGATAATGGTCAACAAGTAGACGTTTCCCTTTTAGAGCGTATCGAAACGAGGGAATAG
- a CDS encoding flagellar FlbD family protein, which yields MIPVTKLNRETMMLNAIYIETIESTPDTMILLTNGKRYVVLETIEQVKQLVTEFYRDISVLEKK from the coding sequence ATGATACCGGTAACGAAATTAAATCGAGAAACGATGATGTTAAATGCGATCTACATTGAAACGATTGAATCAACGCCAGATACGATGATTTTATTAACGAACGGCAAACGTTATGTTGTGTTGGAAACGATCGAGCAAGTGAAGCAGCTCGTCACGGAATTTTATCGTGACATTAGCGTATTAGAGAAAAAATAG
- the fliY gene encoding flagellar motor switch phosphatase FliY, translating into MTDDRLSKEEMNALFQETAAGKEGDNVYFHEIEKEALSELFSVAIGSFTTTLSSVFMQDVFVSNVTMQFLHEARFQQEVSLPYVEAAIRYEGAAAGETIIMVNPPDAQDMADIWQVAKGDEGDESVDKSLTSVMTGMMESIHKGLSMASGSSFSGTFTNLQVVSELTNSVLLENVPESVYVDISFELSIGSIMQTVVHHVLPATVAKQISELLVSIEDLQSAEQKETEKANEQEAELQQRSLQQPEQVAEEKEPIDPMASRVKEPEPNIQNVQFTNFSQEDHPYGEQRNLNMLLDIPLQVTVELGRTKRIVKDILELSHGSVLELDKLAGEPVDILINSKLIAKGEVVVIDENFGVRVTDILSAAERLSKLR; encoded by the coding sequence ATGACGGATGATCGTCTTTCAAAAGAAGAAATGAACGCCTTATTTCAAGAGACAGCAGCAGGAAAGGAGGGGGACAACGTGTATTTTCATGAAATCGAAAAAGAAGCGCTGAGTGAGCTTTTTAGCGTCGCAATTGGAAGTTTTACCACAACACTCTCATCAGTTTTTATGCAAGATGTCTTTGTATCAAATGTGACGATGCAGTTCCTTCATGAAGCGCGTTTTCAGCAAGAGGTGTCACTCCCTTACGTAGAAGCAGCGATTCGCTATGAGGGAGCGGCCGCTGGAGAAACGATTATTATGGTAAACCCTCCTGATGCTCAGGATATGGCTGATATTTGGCAAGTAGCCAAAGGGGATGAAGGCGACGAAAGCGTAGATAAGAGCTTAACTTCTGTCATGACTGGCATGATGGAAAGCATACATAAGGGACTTAGCATGGCTTCGGGCTCATCATTTTCTGGAACGTTTACGAATCTTCAAGTTGTCTCAGAGTTAACTAACTCTGTGCTACTGGAAAATGTGCCTGAATCGGTTTATGTAGACATTTCATTCGAGCTTTCCATTGGGTCTATTATGCAAACTGTTGTTCATCATGTACTCCCCGCAACAGTAGCCAAACAAATCAGCGAATTGCTTGTCAGCATAGAAGACCTTCAATCCGCTGAGCAGAAAGAGACAGAGAAGGCAAATGAGCAGGAGGCCGAATTGCAGCAACGATCATTACAACAGCCTGAACAAGTGGCAGAAGAGAAAGAACCAATTGATCCCATGGCATCACGAGTAAAAGAGCCTGAACCGAATATCCAAAACGTTCAGTTCACGAATTTTAGCCAGGAAGATCACCCGTACGGTGAGCAGCGAAATCTAAATATGTTACTAGATATTCCACTTCAGGTGACGGTCGAGTTAGGGCGAACTAAGCGCATTGTAAAAGACATACTTGAGCTTTCACATGGATCGGTTTTAGAGCTCGATAAGTTAGCGGGAGAGCCGGTCGATATTTTGATTAATAGTAAACTCATTGCCAAAGGGGAAGTTGTCGTAATTGATGAGAATTTTGGTGTCAGAGTAACAGATATTTTAAGTGCAGCAGAGCGTTTATCCAAGCTGCGTTAA
- a CDS encoding flagellar hook-length control protein FliK, whose product MNAIQSLGKSVIVQPKPTGNDSTGFSTLLSTLGIKMINQEAGRTEGKREVEQSDENELPLNLLMINKAALPLDVQVAQTPSSSKLQGNLENSEKPQVKSGSQQQGLTLPGFTKQELESLAQVGKQATLESEASKLSLSNESKVQLHEKNAFHKGEEISPGFIKQEWLNNSQGVKEVLAVIEEKPVEEARVVEVPRGQEATKSLEIIKQMTAEQSSQQKNLDVTVNQPPRLEEQEAIVEDRKQRPVLEEGKELKSQVDQAEDTEQLDQPSTETLPVDDVQTDEKPDGLPLVKQSNDAPVKEATVQARYMNTELSEMITERMQLSKNGDETNIRIKLSPENLGQLDIRLTTSDGKVTAHILTSTSGAKELIESQLHQLRHTLVQQGIQLDKVEVVQHQGSQHSFMQDGRGEQGQHFQQGKQHQGRKDKYDLEENPLVTNEREESISGGINYAI is encoded by the coding sequence GTGAACGCCATTCAGTCACTTGGAAAAAGCGTGATCGTCCAGCCAAAGCCAACAGGTAATGATTCAACTGGATTTTCAACTTTGTTAAGTACGTTAGGGATAAAGATGATCAATCAAGAAGCGGGTAGGACTGAAGGCAAGAGAGAAGTGGAGCAGAGTGATGAAAATGAATTACCGCTCAATCTTCTTATGATAAATAAAGCAGCACTTCCGTTAGACGTTCAAGTTGCCCAAACGCCCAGTTCATCTAAGCTTCAAGGCAATCTTGAAAACAGTGAGAAGCCACAAGTGAAAAGTGGGAGTCAACAACAAGGATTGACCTTACCTGGTTTTACGAAGCAGGAATTGGAGTCCCTGGCACAGGTTGGGAAGCAGGCAACTCTTGAGTCAGAAGCTTCCAAGTTATCTTTGAGCAATGAATCAAAGGTGCAGTTACATGAAAAAAACGCTTTTCATAAGGGAGAAGAAATCTCACCTGGGTTTATAAAACAAGAATGGTTAAATAATTCACAAGGTGTAAAGGAAGTCTTAGCTGTAATTGAAGAAAAGCCGGTAGAAGAAGCAAGGGTAGTTGAAGTTCCAAGAGGGCAAGAGGCAACAAAATCGCTTGAGATTATCAAGCAAATGACTGCCGAGCAATCTTCACAACAAAAAAATCTTGATGTAACAGTCAATCAACCCCCTCGATTAGAAGAGCAAGAAGCTATAGTCGAGGACCGTAAGCAAAGGCCTGTCCTAGAAGAAGGGAAGGAATTGAAGTCACAAGTTGATCAAGCTGAAGATACTGAGCAACTGGACCAACCGTCGACTGAAACTTTACCGGTAGATGACGTTCAAACGGACGAAAAGCCAGATGGTTTGCCGCTAGTAAAACAAAGTAATGACGCACCCGTTAAAGAAGCCACCGTGCAAGCTCGTTATATGAACACGGAACTAAGTGAAATGATTACCGAGCGCATGCAACTTTCCAAAAATGGTGATGAAACAAATATCAGAATTAAGCTTTCTCCAGAAAATCTCGGACAGCTAGATATTCGGTTAACCACATCAGATGGAAAAGTGACTGCGCATATCTTAACCTCCACTTCAGGAGCCAAAGAGCTAATTGAATCCCAGCTTCATCAGCTTCGTCACACGCTTGTTCAGCAGGGCATTCAGCTTGATAAAGTTGAAGTGGTTCAGCACCAAGGCTCTCAACATTCTTTTATGCAAGATGGACGAGGAGAACAAGGACAGCACTTTCAACAAGGAAAGCAGCACCAGGGACGTAAAGATAAATACGATTTAGAAGAAAATCCGCTTGTAACAAACGAAAGAGAAGAAAGCATATCCGGCGGGATTAACTACGCCATATAA
- a CDS encoding flagellar hook-basal body complex protein has translation MLNSMYSGVSGMRGFQTKLDVIGNNIANVNTVGYQKSRVLFEDMLSQSVAGNSVNSMQVGLGSSVSAINMVDSPGSPMTTGVQTDLSIQGDGYFRVQTEGGTEYLARSGSFQLDAEGNLVTTQGYSVLDEDGNPIENIGQISSINADGQITYTDTDGLPQQTINIGIGTVPNPAGLSKVGNSLFLVTDKSGALDTVTGLPEGSRVVAGQLEMSNVDLTEEFTEMIVAQRGFQANSRVITTSDEILQEIVNLKR, from the coding sequence TTGTTAAATTCAATGTACTCAGGCGTTTCAGGAATGAGAGGCTTTCAAACGAAGCTAGATGTGATCGGGAATAATATTGCGAACGTGAATACAGTAGGTTACCAGAAAAGTAGAGTGCTGTTTGAAGATATGCTTAGTCAAAGCGTTGCAGGCAATTCGGTGAACTCGATGCAAGTAGGACTTGGTTCTTCTGTTTCTGCTATTAATATGGTCGATAGCCCGGGGTCGCCAATGACGACAGGTGTTCAAACGGATCTTAGTATTCAAGGGGATGGGTATTTTAGGGTACAGACTGAAGGTGGCACTGAATACCTTGCTCGTTCGGGATCTTTCCAACTAGACGCTGAAGGGAATCTTGTAACCACTCAAGGATACTCTGTATTAGATGAAGATGGTAATCCAATTGAGAATATTGGCCAAATATCAAGTATAAATGCAGATGGACAGATTACATATACAGATACTGATGGCCTCCCTCAGCAAACAATCAATATAGGGATTGGTACAGTGCCGAATCCAGCAGGTCTTAGTAAAGTTGGAAATTCCCTTTTTCTGGTTACAGATAAATCCGGAGCTCTCGATACAGTAACAGGCCTCCCTGAGGGTTCCCGAGTTGTCGCAGGCCAACTCGAAATGTCTAACGTTGACCTAACCGAAGAATTCACAGAAATGATTGTCGCGCAACGTGGGTTCCAGGCGAACTCAAGAGTGATTACAACGTCAGATGAGATCCTTCAAGAAATCGTCAATTTAAAACGATAG
- the fliG gene encoding flagellar motor switch protein FliG codes for MVGTDELTGTQKAAILLTSLGPDLSVQTFKHLSEKEIDQLALGISELRKVEPDEREAVVDEFIQMVKAKDYIAVGGIEYARHILEQALGAKKAEEILTRLKANLKVKPFAFARKADPDQILNILQQEHPQTIALVLSYLDAKQSSQILSSLPQESQADVARRIALMDSTSPEVISQLETIIEGKLNATGSQDYTFTGGVEAIVQVLSSVDRSTERTILSSLEKDDPNLAEEIKKRMFVFEDIVTLDDRSIRLVISEVKDEDLSIALKVASDDVKDTIFRNMSNRRVDTVKEEIELMGPLRLREVEEAQTRIVSVIRYLEETGDVMIARGGGDDLIV; via the coding sequence ATGGTAGGCACAGATGAATTAACCGGAACTCAGAAAGCGGCGATCCTTCTTACTTCTTTAGGACCTGATTTATCCGTACAAACGTTTAAACATTTATCTGAGAAAGAAATTGATCAGCTCGCACTTGGTATCTCAGAGCTTCGAAAAGTCGAGCCTGATGAGAGAGAGGCAGTTGTAGACGAGTTCATTCAAATGGTAAAAGCAAAAGATTATATCGCGGTTGGAGGCATTGAATATGCAAGGCATATTCTGGAGCAGGCGCTTGGGGCGAAAAAGGCTGAAGAAATCCTGACACGTCTGAAAGCCAATTTAAAAGTAAAGCCGTTTGCTTTTGCTAGAAAAGCAGATCCCGATCAGATTTTAAACATCTTACAGCAGGAGCACCCGCAGACAATTGCGCTCGTTCTTTCCTATCTTGATGCAAAACAGTCTTCGCAAATTTTATCATCACTACCTCAAGAAAGTCAGGCAGACGTTGCACGTAGGATTGCGCTAATGGATAGCACGTCTCCAGAGGTGATTAGCCAGCTTGAAACGATTATTGAAGGTAAGCTTAACGCGACTGGTTCTCAAGACTATACATTTACAGGTGGGGTAGAAGCGATTGTTCAGGTGCTGAGTAGCGTGGATCGAAGTACCGAACGTACGATTCTCAGTTCACTAGAAAAAGATGATCCGAATCTGGCAGAAGAAATTAAGAAGCGGATGTTTGTGTTCGAAGATATCGTCACGCTTGACGATCGCTCGATTCGCCTTGTGATTAGCGAAGTGAAGGATGAAGATCTGTCGATTGCATTGAAAGTGGCAAGCGACGATGTGAAGGATACCATTTTCCGAAATATGTCCAACCGACGTGTCGATACTGTGAAAGAAGAGATCGAGCTGATGGGACCTCTTCGCCTTCGTGAAGTGGAAGAGGCGCAAACGCGCATCGTTTCTGTCATTCGCTACCTTGAAGAAACGGGTGATGTGATGATTGCCCGCGGTGGAGGAGATGATCTGATTGTCTAA
- a CDS encoding FliH/SctL family protein, producing MSNIIRKTPGEKRAVPKVIEQRTIREPKRSRVLPTRTMTVEEKKSQLLEMMIRLEDLYHTIRTRLGEEEAKVHQNLEKKQQEKELEWQEITKKTVRDAEESGYAAGYEAGMQQIHFEFDQQKKEMEQMVKAAYDKKEELIQSAEPFLLSLSTAIAKKIILKEMEQDPEVLLGLVQETLKKVQDRGEVVFQVSTEDYQHVIPMVDELEKQLDVNASLKLVPMSDLEVGSGLVHTPSGSYDISINSQLSEMKKQLIAMFEERTVDEH from the coding sequence TTGTCTAACATCATCCGAAAAACCCCTGGAGAAAAACGAGCTGTTCCTAAGGTCATTGAACAGCGAACGATAAGAGAGCCAAAACGTAGTCGCGTCCTCCCGACGCGAACGATGACAGTTGAAGAGAAGAAGTCTCAGCTTCTTGAAATGATGATTCGCCTTGAAGATCTCTACCATACGATTCGAACGAGGCTAGGGGAAGAAGAAGCGAAGGTACATCAAAACTTAGAGAAGAAGCAGCAGGAAAAAGAGCTCGAGTGGCAGGAAATCACAAAAAAAACAGTGCGTGACGCGGAAGAAAGCGGCTATGCAGCTGGATATGAAGCTGGCATGCAGCAAATTCATTTTGAGTTCGATCAGCAAAAGAAAGAGATGGAACAAATGGTGAAAGCCGCTTATGACAAAAAAGAAGAGTTGATTCAAAGCGCTGAACCGTTCCTTCTGTCGTTAAGTACGGCGATTGCGAAGAAAATTATTTTAAAAGAAATGGAACAAGATCCTGAGGTGTTACTTGGTTTGGTGCAAGAGACGCTAAAGAAAGTACAGGATCGTGGCGAGGTAGTTTTTCAAGTTTCAACAGAAGACTACCAGCATGTGATACCGATGGTGGATGAGCTAGAAAAGCAGCTTGATGTAAATGCAAGCCTTAAGCTCGTTCCGATGAGTGATTTGGAAGTTGGATCAGGACTTGTTCACACACCCAGTGGGTCGTATGATATTTCAATTAATAGTCAGCTTTCCGAAATGAAGAAGCAGCTGATTGCGATGTTTGAGGAGCGAACTGTCGATGAGCATTAA
- a CDS encoding flagellar export protein FliJ, with protein MKENEKSQAQLEMAESLKVQVDLEQEAHQLEEDIHAMREKLEHRQLEGLPILELLKEEEHIAYLEKQLERKRYQLSHVENKVSEQQEALVSKVREEKTWQSIKETRKEEFYHDQKMIEQNELDDLNTVRAYMLARNG; from the coding sequence GTGAAAGAAAACGAAAAGTCTCAGGCTCAGCTTGAAATGGCCGAGTCGCTCAAAGTACAGGTTGATCTCGAGCAGGAAGCGCATCAACTTGAAGAAGACATTCATGCGATGCGAGAGAAGCTTGAACATCGTCAGTTAGAGGGACTTCCAATTCTCGAGCTTTTAAAAGAAGAAGAGCATATTGCTTATCTAGAAAAGCAGCTTGAACGAAAACGATATCAACTGAGTCATGTAGAAAACAAGGTGAGCGAGCAGCAGGAAGCGCTTGTTTCAAAAGTAAGAGAAGAAAAAACGTGGCAATCGATTAAAGAAACGCGAAAAGAAGAGTTTTATCACGATCAGAAAATGATTGAACAAAACGAATTGGACGATCTAAACACCGTTCGAGCATATATGCTGGCAAGAAACGGCTAA
- a CDS encoding flagellar biosynthetic protein FliO, which translates to MRQHMIGIMTLLLCFVLLVPHHVVAATDGSVTDWLTEDGDEPSAPQDEQPTEVEGPSTNVFFLLIKLVFYTIVVVGLIYLLIRFLSKRQQKIQHHSVFTPIGGTSLGNNKSVQMVKVGDSLYMIGVGDNVNLLKEIEDKEEVERILSQAEDQKSGFSFMNQKHAGIQEMIQASLKKQRNKRKNYWDDGDERDDK; encoded by the coding sequence GTGAGACAGCATATGATTGGCATCATGACACTTCTCCTTTGCTTTGTATTACTGGTGCCGCACCATGTCGTAGCGGCTACAGATGGTAGCGTGACGGATTGGCTCACGGAAGATGGAGATGAGCCATCTGCCCCTCAAGATGAGCAGCCTACCGAAGTAGAAGGGCCGAGCACAAATGTTTTCTTCCTTCTGATCAAACTTGTTTTCTATACGATCGTGGTCGTGGGACTGATCTACTTGCTCATTCGTTTTCTGTCAAAACGCCAACAAAAGATTCAGCATCATTCGGTTTTTACGCCGATAGGTGGTACATCTCTCGGTAACAATAAATCGGTTCAAATGGTGAAGGTTGGCGATTCGCTTTATATGATTGGCGTGGGGGATAACGTGAATTTGCTGAAAGAAATTGAAGATAAGGAAGAAGTAGAGCGTATTTTATCACAGGCAGAAGATCAGAAATCAGGCTTTTCCTTTATGAATCAAAAGCATGCGGGCATTCAAGAGATGATTCAGGCAAGCTTAAAGAAACAGCGAAACAAGCGTAAGAACTATTGGGACGACGGCGACGAAAGGGACGATAAGTAA